A stretch of DNA from Lysinibacillus sp. B2A1:
GCAATTCACACAAATATATTGTGATAAATTTGAAGTCTTAGCCATCACTATATTGTGCAAAAATGGAGCTTTGATAACATTTTTCTATGTGAAAACAGAGGAGTACTTTATGTAAAGTTACAAAGTAGTTTGTTTTACGCATAAAATGTAGGTTAACATCTGTAGAATTGTGCCACTATTCTATCCATTTAATGATGGTGAGTAACATGCTTTTACTTTACTTTTCTTTTGAGGGAAGAAAATATTTAAAGTTCTACACTATTGCTGATTGGAGTGCAAGGCTACTCGACTCCCGTGGGATAGCGAGACAGACGAGACCCTGAGGCCAACACGATGTTGGTCACGAAGGCGTTGTCACAGGACGTGACGCACTTAGCCTTCGTTCCTCCAGCGTAGGAAGCGGCTCGTCGCTCGCCCACAGGAAGCCTTGCTCTGCGCGAAAGCGAAGCGTCAGCGACAAAGCGAGTAGCCTGGAACGGAAATCACCTTCATTTGACTTAGTAGTGTTCACAAAGAATCCCTTGACCATTTAGTTTTTCAACACTATGAAACCCTGCATATTCGAAAATATGCAGGGTTTTTTGAAATTCTTTATTGCTGTATAAAAATAACTAAAAGGTATCCTACAGCCGATAGGCAAATTGAACCGATAAGACCTGCAATAAAGGCTTTTACACCTAATTGCTTAAAGGTTTTTATGTCTACGTTTAATCCCAATCCAGCCATGGCCATGCCAATTAAAATATAGGCAATATTAACAAATGCCTGCGCTACATTAGATGGAACTATTCCTAATGAATTAATTGCACTCATTGCTAAAAAGCCAAGAATAAACCACGGGATAATTGACAGCGAAAATGAATTTTTTTCCTGCCCTCTCTCCATTTTCCGATAAAAAATACCAATAATGATTGCTACTGGCACGAGTAAAGCCACACGGGTTAGTTTAACAATAACCGCCATATCGATAGCTTCATTGCCACCAGCTGATGCTGCCGCAATCACATGGGCAATTTCATGTAAGGTACCTCCTGCAAAAACACCATATTCCGTTGGTGCTAGCCCAAAAAATGAATAGCACAATGTATAGACTAACGTGAATAACGTGCCTAGTAACGCGACAATTGCTGCACCCACCGCTGTTTCTTTTTCATTCGCTTTAATTTGAGGAGCAATAGCAACGACAGCAGCTGCTCCACAAATGGCTGTCCCACAAGCTGTTAAAATGCCCAGTTTTCGTTCGACATGAAACACCCTTGTCAAACCATAGACAATCACTAAGGCAAATACTAAATCTAATAATGCAATTAGAAAAACACTCACTCCAGCATGATAAATATCCGCTAAATTCAAGCGCATTCCTAATAAAACAATCCCAAATCTTAATAATTTTTTACTTGAAAATGATATACCGCCCTGCCATGAATCCTGCACCTTAAAAGCTGCTCTCCAAGCCATTCCTAATAGAATAGCAATGACAAGCTGGCCCAATATTGAGAAGAACGGAAATGTTGAAATATATTTTGCCGATAGAGCAATAAGGAGTGTTAACAATATCCCCTTGATAAATGCTGGGGCTAGGAAGCTTTTTAATCGATTTTGTCCATTCACCATGATGTTCACTTCTTTCATCCTTTATGATTTTACTTTATTAAAAAGTTAGTCATCAGTAAAATACATATATATAATCATGATTATTAATATTTTTAATAGTAGGAGTGATGGCATGCAATATGATGCTTTAAAAACTTTTATCACACTAGTCGAGGTTAATAATTTTACAAAAGCCTCCGAAATACTCCATATTTCGCAGCCAAGTGTAAGCTTACACATTAAAAATTTAGAACAAGAACTGCAAACTACTTTATTTATTCGTTCACCAAAATCTGTACAAATCACACCAACTGGAGAAATTTTATATAATCGAGCAAAACAAATAATTGCCATTGCAGAGCAAGCAAAGGAAGAAATTTTAGCCTATCATCATGAGATTCAAGGTACACTTATTATTGGCGCAAGCTTTACAATTGGTGAATATATACTGCCTCCCATCATTGCGAGCCTGCAAAAGCAATTTCCTCAGCTGGAGCTTCAAATTATTATTGGTAATACGAAAGAAATCATTCAGTATACAAAATTATTGCAGGTTGATATTGGTCTTATTGAGGGGCAGGCTCATGACCATGAACTTATTATTAAACCATTTATGCAGGACGAATTATTTATTGTTAGCGCCAGTAATCATCCTCTTGTAAAGGAACCCACTATTACTGTTGAGAACCTGCAGCAGCAGAACTGGGTTGCGAGGGAAGAAGGCTCAGGTACACGCTACTATTTAGACCATTTATTTAGAGCAAATGGACTTCAAGTACATTCACTTCTTACCGTTAGCAGTAATCAGGGTGTCAAGGAGAGCGTTATACAAGGGCTTGGACTTTCATTACTATCTGCAAGTGTTATTGAACGTGAATTAAAGAGTGGGGATATCAAAGTTTTACATTTAGAAGAGCAGCATTTTATGCGAACATTTTCATATCTATACTCTCCCACGATGAAAAATAAGCGTAATGCTGACACGCTTATTGAAGCTCTACTCAAAAAAGCTTAGCATGCTATTACTAGTCGCTAAGCTTACTTAATATTTCTCGGATTTAAACGTTTACGCTCCTGCTTTTGCTCTATAATATCTACAAATTTTGCAGCCGCCCGTGAAAGTGGAACACTCTTTAAATAACACATGCCTATACTACGGGCTGGTATTTGTTCAGTTAATGTTAACTCATATAAAAGTCCTCGTTGCAAATAATCCTTAGAAAATTCTTTCGTTACACAAGCAATGCCTAAATTACTACGTGCGAATTCCAGCACAAGATCATGCGACCCTAGCTCAAACTCAGGTTCGATATGTATTCCTCTTGCAAATAAATAATCTTCTACATATTTTCTGGAATTTGATTTTTGCTCTAAAAAAACAAGGGGAAATTTTAAAAGATCTTCAAAGCTTAATTTTTTTGACGTTAATGTTCGGTATTTTTCACCACATACAAAAACATCTTGAACCTCAGTACATACGGTTAACTGTAATGTCGCATCTTCTATCGGAAAATTACAAAGTCCTATATCCACCTCACCAGACTTAATAAAATTACAAATTTCCGATGTCGTCCCATTTAACATTTGCAATTTTATGTTGGGATACATGGTATGAAATGCCTCTAGATATGGCATTAAAAAAAAGCGGGAAATCGTATCTCCTACACCAATTTTTAGTTGACCAGTTGTTAAATTTTTAAATTCCAGTAGCTTTTCCTCACCAGCATCTAAAAGACCTAACGCTGAATTCGTATACTCGTATAAAAGACTACCTTCAGTTGTTAGTGTTACCCCCTTAGGTGTGCGATTAAAGAGACGTGTACCAAGTTCCTTTTCTAATTGCATCATGGCTTGGCTAACAGCTGGCTGTGTCATATATAAATCCCTAGCAGCCCTTGAAAAGCTATTATTTTTAGCAACAACACTAAAAACACGGTATAAATCTAACTTCCCTATCATATAAGCACTCCTTATAGCTATTATACGAACTATTAATTTTACTTATATCATTAAAGGAGCGTATAGTAAAATTATATTGATTTTTATTCACATAAAACATTTACCTGTTAATGAGGAGAGATTATTTTGGAACGTGTAGTTGGTACAGTTGTAAGAGGTCTTCGTGGTCCAATTATTAACGAAGGCGATAATATTGAACAAATCGTTGTTGGTACGGTATTAAATGCCGCACAGATTGAAGGCTATTCAATTGAAGATCGAGACATTGTCACAGTAACAGAATCTGTCGTAGCACGTGCACAAGGTAACTATGCATCAATCGACGACATCGCAGCTGACGTAGCTGCCAAATTTGGTGATGATACTGTTGGTGTTATTTTCCCTATTCTTAGCCGTAACCGTTTCGCAAACTGCTTACGTGGTATTGCTAAAGGCGTTAAAAAAGTCGTTCTTATGTTAAGTTATCCATCTGATGAGGTTGGTAATCACCTAGTTGATATCGACGAGCTCGATGTAAAAGGAATTAACCCTTGGACAGATACATTAAATGAAGTTGAATTCCGTGAGCATTTCGGCTATAAAAAACACACATTTACAGGTGTAGATTATATTGAATATTATAAGGAATTAATCGAAGCTGAAGGTGCTACTTGTGAGGTTATCTTTTCAAATAATCCAAAAACAATTTTGGACTATACGAAGAGTGTTTTAACTTGTGATATTCATACACGCCTACGCACAAAACGTATTCTAACAGCAAATGGGGCTGAAAAAGTATACAGCCTTGATAATATCTTATCAGCATCTATGAACGGTTCAGGCTTCAATGAGGAATACGGTTTACTTGGCTCAAACAAAGCAACTGAAGATAGTGTGAAATTATTCCCGCATACTTGCCAGCCAATTGTTGACGGTATCCAAGCAAAAATCAAAGAGGTTACTGGTAAAACAGTTGAAGTCATGATTTATGGTGATGGTGCATTCAAAGATCCTGTGGGTAAAATTTGGGAATTAGCTGACCCTGTTGTTTCACCAGCCTATACTGCTGGATTAGATGGAACACCAAATGAAGTTAAATTAAAATACCTAGCAGATAATGATTTTGCTGATCTTCGTGGTGATGAATTAAAAGCAGCGATTTCTGACTATATCCAAAATAAAGATGAAGATTTAACTGGTCAAATGGCAGCTCAAGGAACAACACCTCGTCGCTTAACAGACCTAATTGGTTCTCTATCTGACCTAACTTCTGGTTCAGGTGATAAAGGAACACCAATGATTTATATTCAAGGCTATTTCGATAATTACACTAAATAATACAAAAATGAACTCTCGTTTGCTAAAGAGAGTTCATTTTTCATGTTGTTGAAATACTATTATGTCAATGACATCAAGGTGACAAATTAAAAAGTATAGCCCTTTTTCAAAACGAGGGGTTGATCTCCGTTCCGACTGAGTGCTTTCCTGGGGGCGTCCGATGAGCCGCTTCACTCGCATTGCTCGCTCCAGGGTCTCACCTGTGACGCTGAATCCCCGAGGAGTCACTCAGTCTACACTCCAATCAACCACTGCTCATAGTATTTTCTTCTGGCATTTCACACAAATGTATAGTGATAAATTGAAGTCTTAGCCATCACTATTTTGCGCAAAAATGGAGCTTTGATAACATTTTTCAATGCGAAAGCAGAGCGGTAGCAATAAGTGGCTTTATGTAAAGCAACAAAGTGATTCTATACATAAAATGTAGCGCAACAACTATATAATTGTTCCATTATATCCATTTAATGATGGTGAGTAACATACTTTTACTTTACTTTTGAGGGAAGAAAATATTTAAAGTTCTACACTATTGTTGATTGGAGTGCAAGGCTACTCGACTCCCGTGGGATAGCGAGACAGACGAGACCCTGCACGGAGCGTCAGCGCAGGAAGCGGCTCGTCGCTCGCCCACAGGAAAGCGAGTAGCCTGGAACGGAAATCACCTTCATTTGAATTAGTAGTATTCACAAAGAGTCCCTTGACCATTTTGTTTTTCAACACTATGAAAAATGAACTCTCGTTACTAAAGAGAGTTCATTTTTTATTTACATTTAAGAGAGGATGACAGGAATCGAACCTGTAAACCCTTTTCTATAGGGATATGCAGCCCTTGCACACTTCCTCATAATATATAATTTTTGATTGATAGATTGATGTAGTATTACATTTTTCTCAGTCCTTTTTTAATAATTAGAAATCACAGTTAAATCAGGTTTATTTTAAACGATTAGGAATGACTTCTTCTTGTAACCAATGCTCACTTGTTTGAACATGATGCAATCTGACAAATTTCCCTAAATTATATTGGAAATCATCATAATGAAATGATCCCGCATTTCTAATGACATAACCTTCTTGTTCACCATCAAAAAATGATTTACCAGTAAATGTACGTTTTATTTTTTCTTCATCGAAAATCCCTCGATATAAAACAGGTGCGGTTTCAATACCTAACTCAGCGGCAAAGGCAACTGTCTCATCCCAGCTCAAACAAATATTCTCTTCATTCCAAATACTAAATAAATAAAAGTAGCTTGTTAACGCTTGATAATAAATGGAATGCTTGGCGTAAACATTTTCTCCACATAGACGCCAATCTTTTGGAATCCGATATGCAAAACTCGCGTGAAATGTTTTTACCCAATGTCTAGAAGGATGATTGGCTGAATCGATGCTTCTGGCATGCATATAGTCTTTGTAAAGTGTAGTGCCTTCCCCATCTAATTTTTCAGTGACAACCACTTCTTTTCCTATAAAATGATTC
This window harbors:
- a CDS encoding 2'-5' RNA ligase codes for the protein MTKLKKYPRSFHLPWSRSYTHDDKVAKNVNHFIGKEVVVTEKLDGEGTTLYKDYMHARSIDSANHPSRHWVKTFHASFAYRIPKDWRLCGENVYAKHSIYYQALTSYFYLFSIWNEENICLSWDETVAFAAELGIETAPVLYRGIFDEEKIKRTFTGKSFFDGEQEGYVIRNAGSFHYDDFQYNLGKFVRLHHVQTSEHWLQEEVIPNRLK
- a CDS encoding putative sulfate exporter family transporter yields the protein MVNGQNRLKSFLAPAFIKGILLTLLIALSAKYISTFPFFSILGQLVIAILLGMAWRAAFKVQDSWQGGISFSSKKLLRFGIVLLGMRLNLADIYHAGVSVFLIALLDLVFALVIVYGLTRVFHVERKLGILTACGTAICGAAAVVAIAPQIKANEKETAVGAAIVALLGTLFTLVYTLCYSFFGLAPTEYGVFAGGTLHEIAHVIAAASAGGNEAIDMAVIVKLTRVALLVPVAIIIGIFYRKMERGQEKNSFSLSIIPWFILGFLAMSAINSLGIVPSNVAQAFVNIAYILIGMAMAGLGLNVDIKTFKQLGVKAFIAGLIGSICLSAVGYLLVIFIQQ
- a CDS encoding F420-0--gamma-glutamyl ligase, yielding MERVVGTVVRGLRGPIINEGDNIEQIVVGTVLNAAQIEGYSIEDRDIVTVTESVVARAQGNYASIDDIAADVAAKFGDDTVGVIFPILSRNRFANCLRGIAKGVKKVVLMLSYPSDEVGNHLVDIDELDVKGINPWTDTLNEVEFREHFGYKKHTFTGVDYIEYYKELIEAEGATCEVIFSNNPKTILDYTKSVLTCDIHTRLRTKRILTANGAEKVYSLDNILSASMNGSGFNEEYGLLGSNKATEDSVKLFPHTCQPIVDGIQAKIKEVTGKTVEVMIYGDGAFKDPVGKIWELADPVVSPAYTAGLDGTPNEVKLKYLADNDFADLRGDELKAAISDYIQNKDEDLTGQMAAQGTTPRRLTDLIGSLSDLTSGSGDKGTPMIYIQGYFDNYTK
- a CDS encoding LysR family transcriptional regulator, coding for MIGKLDLYRVFSVVAKNNSFSRAARDLYMTQPAVSQAMMQLEKELGTRLFNRTPKGVTLTTEGSLLYEYTNSALGLLDAGEEKLLEFKNLTTGQLKIGVGDTISRFFLMPYLEAFHTMYPNIKLQMLNGTTSEICNFIKSGEVDIGLCNFPIEDATLQLTVCTEVQDVFVCGEKYRTLTSKKLSFEDLLKFPLVFLEQKSNSRKYVEDYLFARGIHIEPEFELGSHDLVLEFARSNLGIACVTKEFSKDYLQRGLLYELTLTEQIPARSIGMCYLKSVPLSRAAAKFVDIIEQKQERKRLNPRNIK
- a CDS encoding LysR family transcriptional regulator encodes the protein MQYDALKTFITLVEVNNFTKASEILHISQPSVSLHIKNLEQELQTTLFIRSPKSVQITPTGEILYNRAKQIIAIAEQAKEEILAYHHEIQGTLIIGASFTIGEYILPPIIASLQKQFPQLELQIIIGNTKEIIQYTKLLQVDIGLIEGQAHDHELIIKPFMQDELFIVSASNHPLVKEPTITVENLQQQNWVAREEGSGTRYYLDHLFRANGLQVHSLLTVSSNQGVKESVIQGLGLSLLSASVIERELKSGDIKVLHLEEQHFMRTFSYLYSPTMKNKRNADTLIEALLKKA